The proteins below come from a single Burkholderia humptydooensis genomic window:
- the gmhB gene encoding D-glycero-beta-D-manno-heptose 1,7-bisphosphate 7-phosphatase — MPISLSKKLVVLDRDGVINVDSEAFIKSPDEWVALPGSLEAIARLNHAGYRVVVATNQSGIGRGLFDMATLNAMHLKMHRAAAAVGGRIDAVFFCPHTADDHCDCRKPKPGMMKLIAERFEIDPADTPVVGDSLRDLQAGAALGFRPHLVLTGKGKKTLAAGGLPEGTRVHDDLRAFALDFLSEEHE; from the coding sequence ATGCCGATCAGTCTCAGCAAGAAGCTCGTCGTCCTCGATCGGGACGGCGTCATCAACGTCGATTCGGAGGCGTTCATCAAGTCGCCCGACGAATGGGTCGCGCTGCCCGGCAGCCTCGAGGCGATCGCGCGGCTCAATCACGCGGGCTACCGCGTCGTCGTCGCGACGAACCAGTCGGGCATCGGCCGGGGCCTGTTCGACATGGCGACGCTGAACGCGATGCACCTGAAGATGCATCGCGCGGCGGCCGCGGTCGGCGGCCGGATCGACGCGGTGTTCTTCTGCCCGCACACGGCCGACGACCATTGCGATTGCCGCAAGCCGAAGCCCGGGATGATGAAGCTGATCGCCGAGCGCTTCGAGATCGACCCGGCGGATACGCCGGTCGTAGGCGATTCGCTGCGCGACCTGCAGGCGGGCGCGGCGCTCGGCTTTCGGCCGCATCTCGTGCTGACGGGCAAGGGCAAGAAGACGCTCGCCGCGGGCGGGCTGCCGGAAGGCACGCGCGTGCACGACGACCTGCGCGCGTTCGCGCTCGATTTCCTTTCCGAAGAACACGAGTGA
- a CDS encoding lysophospholipid acyltransferase family protein yields MRFVRSLLLLVYFIVYTVPYATACFIAFPFLRPNARYWMAVGWCRSTLFAARWLTGIRYRVEGYENLPDGPAVLLPKHQSAWETIALPALMPKPLCYVFKRELLYVPFFGWALGMLHMVHINRKDGKNAFDSVIRQGRKRMADGAWVIMFPEGTRTPVGSQGKYKTGGARFALGAGAPVVPIAHNAGRVWPRNSFTKYPGTVTVSIGKPIDTQGLTPDQLNDRVENWIEAEMRRIDPDAYRHERDGARGAERASDAAHP; encoded by the coding sequence ATGCGCTTCGTCCGCTCCCTGCTGCTGCTCGTCTATTTCATCGTCTATACGGTGCCGTACGCAACCGCGTGCTTCATCGCGTTCCCGTTCCTGCGCCCGAACGCGCGCTACTGGATGGCGGTCGGCTGGTGCAGGTCGACGCTCTTCGCCGCGCGCTGGCTCACCGGCATCCGGTACCGCGTCGAAGGCTACGAGAACCTGCCCGACGGCCCGGCCGTGCTGCTGCCGAAGCATCAGTCCGCGTGGGAAACGATCGCGCTGCCCGCGCTGATGCCGAAGCCGCTCTGCTACGTGTTCAAGCGCGAGCTGCTGTACGTGCCGTTCTTCGGCTGGGCGCTCGGGATGCTGCACATGGTCCACATCAACCGCAAGGACGGCAAGAACGCGTTCGACTCGGTGATCCGCCAGGGCCGCAAGCGGATGGCGGACGGCGCGTGGGTCATCATGTTCCCCGAAGGCACGCGCACGCCGGTCGGCAGCCAGGGCAAGTACAAGACGGGCGGCGCGCGCTTCGCGCTCGGCGCGGGCGCGCCCGTCGTGCCGATCGCGCACAACGCGGGGCGCGTGTGGCCGCGCAACTCGTTCACGAAGTACCCCGGCACCGTCACGGTGTCGATCGGCAAGCCGATCGACACGCAGGGCCTCACCCCCGACCAATTGAACGATCGCGTCGAGAACTGGATCGAAGCGGAAATGCGCCGCATCGATCCGGACGCGTACCGGCACGAGCGCGACGGCGCACGCGGCGCCGAGCGCGCGTCCGACGCCGCGCATCCCTGA